A region from the Coffea eugenioides isolate CCC68of chromosome 9, Ceug_1.0, whole genome shotgun sequence genome encodes:
- the LOC113782936 gene encoding glutathione S-transferase DHAR2, producing MADSKPVEVCVKAAAGVPDILGDCPFCHRILLTLEVKKVPYKLHLINTDDKPQWFLAVNPEGKVPVIKFDDKWISDSDVIVGMIEEKYSEPPLSAPPEASSVASKIFPAFVKFLKSKDPNDGTEQALLEELKALDEHLKAHGPYINGEKISAVDLSLAPKLYHLETTLDHFKGWKIPENLAHLHNYIKLVFSWETFDKTKAAKEHVIAGWKPKVEA from the exons ATGGCTGATTCTAAGCCAGTGGAGGTCTGTGTAAAAGCTGCTGCTGGTGTCCCTGACATTCTTGGAGACT GCCCATTTTGCCATAGGATACTTTTGACCCTGGAGGTAAAGAAAGTACCTTACAAGTTGCACCTAATCAACACTGATGACAAGCCACAATG gTTCTTGGCTGTGAACCCAGAAGGGAAGGTGCCAGTGATCAAATTTGATGACAAATGGATTTCTGACTCTGATGTGATAGTTGGGATGATTGAAGAGAAATACTCAGAACCCCCTCTATCTGCTCCTCCTGAAGCCTCCTCTGT GGCTTCAAAGATATTCCCTGCTTTTGTCAAGTTTCTAAAGAGCAAGGATCCCAATGATGGGACAGAGCAAGCTCTACTAGAAGAACTAAAGGCATTAGATGAACACCTCAAAGCTCAT GGACCATATATCAATGGCGAAAAGATATCTGCTGTTGATTTGAGTTTGGCACCTAAACTGTACCATCTTGAAACAACTCTTGACCATTTCAAGGGCTGGAAAATCCCTGAAAACTTGGCTCATTTACATAACTACATAAAG CTGGTTTTTTCTTGGGAGACTTTTGACAAAACCAAGGCTGCAAAAGAACATGTGATTGCTGGATGGAAGCCAAAGGTTGAGGCGTGA